TTTCTTTTTTATCTGCTCGGTTAAAAAGAACCATATCGCTCACTTGCTTTCCAAGAGGATCGATAACCGTAAGCGTGTCTCCCTTATCCATTTCAAACGCTGCACCCGATTGAGGTGCGATAATATTTACTCCCTCCATAAATTTTAGTTTTTAGGGTGAAAAGGACATTTCCAATCCTTGGAAACTTCCCTTCCACTATATTGTTTAGTCTCTGTTTCTGAGCCAAAATCAGATAAAACTGGGTTTATAAACCCTTGTAATTCCTCATCTCGACTACGGATTCTTTTTTTAACAGTTTGATAAATCCCCATCTCTCTTAATTTTTCAAATTGCCAATGTAAATTAAAAACCATGGTACAATAAGGTGCTTTTCGAGCTATTCTGGAGCTTTCTGGATGCATTCCAATAATATAAAAAGCCTTACCCTTAATACTAAAACTAAAATTTGGATTATTGGGGTCTTGACTAACACTAGAATCCCAAGCTTTATTATCATGATCGTGAAGTTGTTGTAAAAAATTCCACATGGCTTTTTCAAACTGTAACTCCGATGTGAATTTATTGTTTTTAAAACAAATAATTAAAGATTCGAATTCGTTAGATTCATAATTATAGTTATTTAAATAATGTTCAATATCCGACAAAATGGGTAATATTATTTCATCAGAAGTAATGTCATCATAAATTTTCAAATTATAATTATTCATTGCAAAAACGGTATTGGCCATGACACATGGGTGCTTTTTTTCAATGATGAAATTTCTATATTCAAGTTGAATTGAATTTGACTCTTGTTGATTCATAAAAGTTGTTATTACTATTTTATGTTCATTTCAAAATACATATCATCTTTTGACATCT
The genomic region above belongs to Mariniflexile litorale and contains:
- the gntA gene encoding guanitoxin biosynthesis heme-dependent pre-guanitoxin N-hydroxylase GntA, whose translation is MNQQESNSIQLEYRNFIIEKKHPCVMANTVFAMNNYNLKIYDDITSDEIILPILSDIEHYLNNYNYESNEFESLIICFKNNKFTSELQFEKAMWNFLQQLHDHDNKAWDSSVSQDPNNPNFSFSIKGKAFYIIGMHPESSRIARKAPYCTMVFNLHWQFEKLREMGIYQTVKKRIRSRDEELQGFINPVLSDFGSETETKQYSGREVSKDWKCPFHPKN